The stretch of DNA GATGATTGTGCCTAAAAATCTAAAGGAGTCGACCTGCTCAACACTTACACCGTTGATCTCTAAAGGGGTGAGTGCgagtttgttctttctaaaatcTACAATCATTTCTTTGGTTTTAGAGACATTGAGCTCTAAGTTGTTGTCAGAGCACCAGCCAACCAACTGTTCCACCTCCTCTCTATACACACTTTCATCATCGTTGGAAATCAGCCCCTCAACTGTCGTGTCATCTGAAAACTTcagaaccagcacagatggatcCGATGATACACAGTCGTTCGTGAAAAGTGTGAATAAAAGTGGAGAAAGCACACACCCCTGGGGTGCCCCTGTGTTCAGCGTGGCTGAGCAAGAGTATGAACCGTTCACCTTGACTACCTGTGGACGGTCTAAGAGAAAGTCTAAAACCCAATGACAGATGGACGGATGTACGTTCAGGGCTGACAGCTTGTCAAACAGCATGTGGGGGATAATTGTATTAAAAGCACTACTAAAATCGAGAAATAAGATTCTAGCGTATGAACGTGGCTTCTCCAGATGACGCAGGATGTGGAACAGACCTAGCGCTACAGCGTCCTCAACCGATCTGTTTGCCCGATAAGCGAACTGGAGAGGGTCACGTGAGGCACCAGTGCATGCCTTTAAGTAGGACAGAACGATCCGCTCAAAAACCTTCATGGCCACTGATGTGAGTGCGACTGGGCGGTAGTCATTAAGCTGGGCGACACGGGGTTTCTTGGGGACAGGGACTATCACCGACGACTTAAAACAGCGGGGGACAGAATGCTTCTCTAAGGACTCATTAAAAATGTCTGTGAACACGGGTGCTAACTGATCAGAGCAACACTTAAGAGCAGCAGTCGAAACACCATCCGGGCCCGAGGCTTTCCTGACGTTTTGTTGTTTAAACAGCTTCTTCACCTCCGCCTCCTGGACAGTGAAAGGTGGGATCAGAAGTGAGGGGTCATCCGGCAAAGAGGGACGATAACCTGGGTTTGGATTCTTCTCGTCAAACCTACAGTAGAAACTGTTTAGTTTATCCGGAAGGGTCGGGTCGTGATCGTCTGACGCTGCTGACTTTTTCTTGtactgagtgacctgctgcaagCCCTGCCATACCTCACGGGGTTTGTTTGACGCGAACTGATCTTGAATCTTGTCCCTATACACAGCTTTTGCTTTACGGATCTCTTTCTTCACATCAGATTTAGCTAGCTTGTACAGATCCTCATCCCCACTCTCAAAAGCCCTGTTCTTAGCATCTAGCTTTgccttaactgatttactaaaCCATGGCTTGTCATTTCCATACACACGGACAGTTTTTGATGGTATACACATGTCCTCACAAAAACTTACATAGGAAGTCACAACATCCGCATACTCGTCCAGAGAGGAGCTACCCTCCTTAAATACCCCCCAATCCGTACAATCCATGCAACCTTTCAATGTCTCTGATGCTTCCTTCGACCACTTTTTGACAGTCTTAGTGATGGGTCGCACAGCCttaagtttttgtttgtatgtgggGGTCAAGAGGATTATTGCGTGG from Littorina saxatilis isolate snail1 unplaced genomic scaffold, US_GU_Lsax_2.0 scaffold_2713, whole genome shotgun sequence encodes:
- the LOC138954235 gene encoding uncharacterized protein, whose amino-acid sequence is MCIPSKTVRVYGNDKPWFSKSVKAKLDAKNRAFESGDEDLYKLAKSDVKKEIRKAKAVYRDKIQDQFASNKPREVWQGLQQVTQYKKKSAASDDHDPTLPDKLNSFYCRFDEKNPNPGYRPSLPDDPSLLIPPFTVQEAEVKKLFKQQNVRKASGPDGVSTAALKCCSDQLAPVFTDIFNESLEKHSVPRCFKSSVIVPVPKKPRVAQLNDYRPVALTSVAMKVFERIVLSYLKACTGASRDPLQFAYRANRSVEDAVALGLFHILRHLEKP